A section of the Acanthochromis polyacanthus isolate Apoly-LR-REF ecotype Palm Island chromosome 1, KAUST_Apoly_ChrSc, whole genome shotgun sequence genome encodes:
- the eri1 gene encoding 3'-5' exoribonuclease 1, translating to MDEHKENIQAEDVNVKMSNSKEEEKAKPCSRLCPPEESAPQGSPSQSNSDFSHPVYKEIALANGHINRMSKEELRIKLAELKLDTRGVKDVMKKRLKSHYKKQKLMQTAAEGGPTDTYYDYICVVDFEATCEEDNPSDFLHEIIEFPMVLINTHTLEIVDTFQEYVKPEVNPQLSDFCVKLTGITQRMVDEADPFPAVLQRVVAWLQERELGTKYKYAILTDGAWDMSKFLNIQCRISRIRYPQFAKKWINIRKSYGNFYKVPRTQTKLSTMLEKLGLKYEGRPHSGLDDSRNIARIALRMLQDGCQLRVNERMHAGQLLSVPSSAPMEGAPAPHNPRSRN from the exons ATGGATGAGCACAAGGAGAATATTCAGGCCGAGGACGTCAACGTAAAGATGTCCAATTcaaaagaagaggagaag GCCAAGCCTTGCAGCAGATTATGTCCTCCTGAAGAATCTGCTCCTCAGGGTTCCCCGTCTCAGTCCAACAGCGACTTCAGTCATCCGGTGTACAAAGAGATCGCTCTGGCCAACGGACACATCAACCGCATGTCCAAGGAGGAGCTGCGGATCAAATTAGCGGAGCTGAAGCTCGACACGAG aGGAGTGAAGGATGTGATGAAGAAGAGGTTGAAGAGCCACTATAAGAAGCAGAAGCTGATGCAGACGGCAGCAGAGGGAGGACCCACTGATACCTACTACGACTACATCTGTGTGGTCGACTTTGAGGCCACGTGTGAAGAAGATAATCCCTCAGACTTCCTCCATGAGATCATCGAGTTCCCCATGGTCCTCATCAACACCCACACCTTAGAGATC GTGGACACCTTTCAGGAGTACGTGAAACCAGAAGTGAACCCGCAGCTCTCAGACTTCTGTGTGAAGTTAACGGGGATCACTCAG AGAATGGTGGATGAAGCGGATCCTTTCCCTGCGGTGCTCCAGCGGGTCGTGGCGTGGCTTCAGGAGCGGGAACTCGGAACTAAATACAAATACGCCATTCTGACTGACGG GGCGTGGGACATGAGCAAGTTCCTCAACATCCAGTGTCGGATCAGCCGCATCAGGTATCCTCAGTTTGCCAAGAAGTGGATCAACATCAGGAAGTCGTACGGAAACTTCTACAAG GTTCCTCGCACCCAGACGAAGCTGAGCACGATGCTGGAGAAGCTCGGCCTCAAGTACGAAGGCCGTCCCCACTCGGGTCTGGACGACTCGCGCAACATCGCCAGGATCGCTCTGCGGATGCTGCAGGACGGCTGCCAGCTGCGCGTCAACGAGAGGATGCACGCCGGGCAGCTGCTCTCTGTCCCCAGCTCGGCCCCCATGGAAGGAGCTCCGGCTCCTCATAACCCCCGCAGCAGGAACTGA